The Arachis hypogaea cultivar Tifrunner chromosome 16, arahy.Tifrunner.gnm2.J5K5, whole genome shotgun sequence genome contains a region encoding:
- the LOC112758374 gene encoding protein PIR: protein MAVPVEEAIAALSTFSLDDEQPEVQGPGVWVSTERGATDSPIEYSDVSAYRLSLSEDTKALNQLNILTQEGKEMASVLYTYRSCVKALPQLPDSMKQSQADLYLETYQVLDLEMSRLREIQRWQASASSKLAADMQRFSRPERRINGPTISHLWSMLKLLDVLVQLDHLKNAKASIPNDFSWYKRTFTQVSGQWQDTDSMREELDDLQIFLSTRWAILLNLHVEMFRVNNVEDILQVLIVFVVESLELDFALLFPERHILLRVLPVLVVLVTSSEKDSESLYKRVKINRLINIFKNDVVIPAFPDLHLSPAAILKELSTYFPKFSSQTRLLTLPAPHELPPREAQEYQRHYLIINHIGAIRAEHDDFTIRFASAMNQLLLLKSTDGSDVDWSKEVKGNMYDMIVEGFQLLSRWTARIWEQCAWKFSRPCKDASPSFSDYEKVVRYNYTAEERRGLVELVSYIKSVGSMMQRCDTLVAEALWETIHAEVQDFVQNTLASMLRTTFRKKKDLSRILSDMRTLSADWMANTNKSESELQSSHHGGEESRANIFYPRAVAPTAAQVHCLQFLIYEVVSGGNLRRPGGLFGNSGSEIPVNDLKQLETFFYKLGFFLHILDYSVTVATLTDLGFLWFREFYLESSRVIQFPIECSLPWMLVDCVLESPNSGLLESVLIPLDIYNDSAQQALVLLKQRFLYDEIEAEVDHCFDIFVSKLCETIFTYYKSWAASELLDPSFLFASDNAEKYSVQPIRLNMLLKMTRVKLLGRMINLRSLITERMNKVFRENIEFLFDRFECQDLCAIVEVEKLLDILKHSHELLSRDLSVDSFSLMLNEMQENISLVSFSSRLASQIWSEMQSDFLPNFILCNTTQRFIRSSKAVPVQKPSIPSAKPSFYCGTQDLNSAHQSFARLHSGFFGMPHMFSIVRLLGSRSLPWLIRALLDHISNKITLLEPMITGLQESLPKSIGLLPFDGGVTGCVRLVKEHLNWETKSALKAEVLHGIKEIGSVLYWMGLLDIVLREIDTKNFMQTAPWLGLLPGADGQILTTQDSGDSPVVSLFKSTAAAMVSYPGCPSPTSFHIMSKQAEAADLLYKANLNTGSVLEYALAFTSAALDKYCSKWSAAPKTGFIDITISKDFYRIYSGLQIGYLEESAEVSSNSHERLGDSVAWGGCTIIYLLGQQLHFELFDFSYQILNIAEVEAASVIQTHKNSHFAMQGWEVLLEAMKKARRLNNHVFSMLKARCPLEEKTACAIKQSGAPLHRIKFENTVSAFETLPQKGS from the exons ATGGCTGTGCCCGTTGAGGAAGCCATTGCAGCTCTTTCCACATTCTCGCTTGAT GACGAGCAACCTGAGGTGCAGGGACCTGGAGTGTGGGTGTCAACTGAGAGAGGTGCAACAGATAGTCCAATAG agtaTAGCGATGTTTCTGCATACCGATTATCTCTATCAGAGGATACGAAAGCTCTCAATCAGCTG AACATCCTTACCCAAGAGGGGAAGGAAATGGCATCAGTGCTTTACACATATCGCAGTTGTGTCAAAGCCCTTCCACAG CTTCCTGATTCGATGAAGCAAAGTCAAGCTGATTTATATTTGGAAACATATCAAGTTCTGGACTTGGAAATGAGTCGTTTGCGTGAAATTCAGCGATGGCAAGCATCAGCTTCATCAAAG TTAGCTGCTGATATGCAACGTTTTTCTCGGCCTGAGCGACGCATTAATGGCCCTACAATATCTCATTTGTG GTCTATGTTGAAGTTACTTGATGTTTTGGTGCAACTTGATCATCTTAAAAATGCTAAGGCAAGCATACCTAATGACTTTTCTTGGTATAAAAG AACTTTCACACAAGTCAGCGGTCAGTGGCAAGACACTGATTCAATGAGGGAAGAGTTGGATGATTTACAG ATTTTCTTGAGCACAAGATGGGCTATCTTGTTGAACCTGCATGTTGAGATGTTCCGCGTGAACAA TGTGGAAGACATTCTTCAAGTACTTATAGTCTTTGTTGTAGAGTCTCTGGAATTGGACTTTGCACTTCTCTTTCCAGAGCGCCACATACTCTTGCGTGTCTTGCCCGTTCTTGTAGTCCTAGTGACATCATCAGAGAAAGATAGCGAGTCTCTGTACAAGAGGGTGAAAATCAACAGACTGATCAATATATTTAAG AATGATGTGGTCATTCCTGCATTTCCAGATCTGCATCTGTCTCCTGCTGCAATTTTGAAGGAATTATCAAcatattttccaaaattttcttcCCAAACTCGACTTCTTACCCTTCCagcacctcatgaacttccacctcgcGAGGCACAAGA ATATCAGAGACATTATCTGATCATCAATCATATTGGAGCAATTCGTGCTGAGCATGATGATTTCACAATTCGTTTTGCTTCAGCAATGAATCAG CTTTTGTTGTTGAAGTCAACTGATGGCTCTGATGTTGATTGGAGCAAAGAAGTAAAGGGTAACATGTATGATATGATTGTTGAAGGTTTTCAGCTATTAAGCAGATGGACTGCACGCATCTGGGAACAATGTGCTTGGAAGTTTTCTCGACCATGCAAGGATGCATCCCCATCATTCTCAGATTATGAAAAG GTTGTACGATATAATTACACTGCAGAAGAAAGGAGAGGACTGGTTGAACTTGTAAGCTACATAAAGAGTGTTGGATCTATGATGCAGCGGTGTGATACACTGGTTGCTGAGGCTTTATGGGAAACAATACATGCTGAGGTTCAAGACTTCGTCCAAAACACATTAGCTTCTATGTTACGGACTACTTTTAGAAAGAAGAAGGACCTGTCTAG GATTCTTTCGGATATGAGGACCCTTTCAGCTGATTGGATGGCTAATACAAACAAGTCTGAATCCGAGTTACAGTCCTCACACCATGGAGGTGAAGAAAGTAGAGCAAACATATTTTATCCAAGGGCAGTTGCCCCTACCGCTGCTCAG GTGCACTGCTTGCAATTCTTAATATATGAGGTGGTTTCTGGTGGTAACCTACGGAGGCCTGGCGGACTCTTTGGTAACAGTGGCTCAGAAATTCCAGTTAATGATTTAAAACAGCTGGAGACTTTTTTTTACAAGCTTggttttttccttcatattttggACTACTCAG TGACAGTTGCAACATTGACAGATCTTGGTTTCTTATGGTTTAGGGAATTTTATTTAGAGTCTTCGCGAGTAATTCAG TTTCCAATTGAATGTTCTCTTCCATGGATGTTGGTGGATTGTGTCCTTGAATCACCAAATTCTGGTCTTCTTGAGAGtgttttgattccactagatatcTATAATGATTCAGCTCAGCAAGCATTGGTGTTGCTCAAGCAACGGTTTCTGTATGATGAAATTGAAGCTGAG GTGGATCATTGTTTTGATATATTTGTTTCGAAATTGTGTGAAACCATTTTCACATATTACAAAAGTTGGGCAGCAAG TGAATTGCTTGATCCTTCCTTCCTCTTTGCCTCAGACAATGCAGAAAAGTATTCTGTGCAGCCTATAAGGCTCAATATGCTGTTGAAAATGACTAGAGTGAAG TTGCTTGGAAGGATGATTAATTTGCGAAGTTTGATCACCGAACGGATGAACAAAGTTTTCCGTGAAAATATTGAGTTTCTGTTTGATCGATTTGAGTGTCAGGATCTGTGTGCCATAGTG GAAGTAGAGAAGCTATTGGATATCCTAAAACATTCACACGAACTACTGTCGAGAGATCTTTCTGTTGACTCTTTCAGTTTGATGTTGAATGAGATGCAGGAAAACATTTCTCTTGTTTCATTTTCTAGCCGACTGGCCTCACAG ATTTGGTCTGAGATGCAAAGTGATTTTTTGCCAAATTTCATCCTCTGCAACACCACTCAACGTTTTATCAGATCATCAAAGGCTGTTCCTGTTCAAAAGCCATCCATACCTTCTGCTAAGCCTAGTTTCTATTGTGGTACTCAA GATTTGAATTCTGCTCATCAAAGTTTTGCACGATTGCATAGTGGATTCTTTGGAATGCCTCACATGTTTTCTATTGTTCGACTTCTGGGATCCCGATCATTACCTTGGCTTATTAGGGCTCTTCTTGATCACATATCAAACAAG ATAACTTTGCTTGAACCAATGATCACAGGGTTACAAGAATCCTTACCCAAATCAATTGGACTTCTGCCTTTTGATGGAGGTGTGACAG GGTGTGTCAGACTTGTGAAAGAACATCTTAATTGGGAGACAAAATCAGCGCTGAAAGCCGAGGTTCTTCATGGCATAAAAGAGATTGGAAGTGTACTATACTGGATGGGGCTTCTAGATATTGTATTG AGAGAAATAGATACTAAGAATTTCATGCAAACTGCTCCTTGGCTGGGCTTACTTCCTGGAGCCGATGGACAAATATTAACTACTCAAGATAGTGGTGACAGCCCTGTTGTTAGTCTCTTTAAATCAACTGCTGCTGCGATGGTTTCATATCCTGGTTGCCCTTCTCCTACCTCTTTCCACATCATGTCAAAGCAAGCAGAAGCAGCAG ATCTTTTATACAAAGCTAACTTGAATACTGGAAGTGTCCTGGAGTATGCATTAGCTTTCACCAGTGCTGCATTAGATAAATATTGTAGTAAATGGAGTGCTGCGCCCAAGACAGGCTTCATTGATATTACAATTTCTAAAGATTTCTACAGAATATACAGTGGTCTCCAAATT GGATACTTGGAAGAGTCTGCAGAAGTGTCATCAAATAGTCATGAAAGGCTAGGAGATTCAGTTGCTTGGGGTGGATGCACTATAATATATTTGCTTGGGCAACAGCTACATTTCGAGCTCTTTGACTTTTCATATCAGATACTCAATATTGCAGAAGTAGAGGCTGCATCTGTCATACAAACACATAAGAACTCACACTTTGCTATGCAG GGATGGGAAGTCTTATTGGAAGCAATGAAAAAGGCAAGGAGATTAAATAACCATGTATTCTCCATGCTTAAAGCACGCTGTCCGCTTGAAGAAAAGACAGCCTGTGCTATTAAGCAAAGTGGTGCTCCATTGCATCGCATAAAATTTGAGAACACAGTATCTGCGTTTGAAACACTGCCGCAGAAAGGTTCATAA
- the LOC140179919 gene encoding uncharacterized protein, with product MAIGQYMQVVGLRLASLGHSQELKHKKVTVENKEYLLLKEELSKSKGIVAELQTKLTDTEKQLKETKDNYAKDVEDLKKKEADLASMESRLIEVTARLKEMEKKKGDEILDSFVEGFERACLQAKFLAPEVDPSEMDPGKIVRDGKMVEDDGVAKDEAENV from the exons ATGGCGATCGGGCAATATATGCAG GTTGTTGGTTTGCGGTTAGCCAGTCTAGGGCATAGCCAGGAGTTGAAACATAAGAAAGTGACTGTTGAAAACAAGGAATATTTATTGTTGAAAGAAGAGTTGAGTAAGAGCAAAGGTATTGTTGCCGAGTTACAGACTAAGTTGACTGATACTGAGAAGCAGTTGAAAGAGACAAAAGATAACTATGCTAAGGACGTTGAGgatttgaagaaaaaggaagctGATTTGGCGAGCATGGAATCTCGACTGATTGAGGTAACTGCTCGGCTTAAAGAGATGGAGAAAAAGAAAGGTGATGAAATTTTGGACTCATTTGTTGAGGGATTTGAAAGAGCATGTTTACAGGCGAAGTTCCTTGCACCAGAAGTGGATCCGTCTGAGATGGATCCTGGAAAGATCGTCCGAGATGGAAAGATGGTCGAGGATGATGGtgttgccaaagatgaggctgaGAATGTTTAG